A single Oryctolagus cuniculus chromosome 16, mOryCun1.1, whole genome shotgun sequence DNA region contains:
- the LOC100350453 gene encoding tRNA (cytidine(32)/guanosine(34)-2'-O)-methyltransferase: MGRTSKDKRDVYYRLAKENGWRARSAFKLLQLDEEFQLFRGVTRAVDLCAAPGGWSQVLSQKTGGQEGGQVLAVDLQAMAPLPGVTQIQGDITQLSTAKEIIQHFQGCPADLVVCDGAPDVTGLHDVDEYMQAQLLLAALNIATHVLKPGGCFVAKIFRGRDVTLLYSQLRIFFSSVLCAKPKSSRNSSIEAFAVCQGYDPPEGFKPDLSKPLLDHSYDPDFNQLDGPTRVIVPFVTCGDLSAYDSDCSYPLDLQDGSKYRYTPPTQPPISPPYQEACTLKKMGRLAKEVRPEDGPISRAATMPQPLDTQLAPEMEGNETETNCSCWRGQLAS, translated from the coding sequence ATGGGGCGAACCTCGAAAGACAAGCGTGACGTCTACTACCGCCTGGCCAAGGAGAACGGCTGGCGTGCCCGCAGTGCCTTCAAACTTCTGCAGCTGGATGAGGAGTTCCAGCTCTTCCGAGGTGTGACGCGGGCCGTTGACCTGTGTGCAGCCCCGGgcggctggagccaggtgctgagCCAGAAGACTGGGGGCCAGGAGGGTGGCCAAGTGTTGGCTGTGGACCTGCAGGCTATGGCTCCACTACCAGGTGTGACCCAGATCCAGGGGGACATCACCCAGCTGTCCACTGCCAAGGAGATTATCCAGCACTTCCAGGGCTGCCCTGCAGACCTGGTGGTGTGCGACGGGGCTCCCGACGTCACTGGCCTGCATGACGTGGATGAGTACATGCAGGCCCAGCTCCTCCTCGCAGCTCTGAACATTGCCACACACGTCCTAAAGCCGGGGGGCTGCTTCGTGGCCAAGATCTTCCGAGGCCGGGATGTGACGCTGCTCTACAGCCAGCTGCGCATCTTCTTCTCCAGCGTGCTCTGTGCCAAGCCaaagagcagccggaactccagCATCGAGGCCTTCGCTGTCTGCCAGGGTTATGACCCTCCTGAGGGCTTCAAGCCAGACCTGAGCAAGCCCCTGCTGGACCACTCATACGACCCAGATTTCAACCAGTTGGATGGACCCACCCGTGTCATTGTGCCTTTTGTGACTTGTGGGGACCTCAGCGCCTATGATTCGGACTGCAGTTACCCTCTGGACCTACAGGATGGCTCCAAGTACAGGTACACCCCGCCCACACAGCCCCCCATCTCACCCCCATACCAGGAGGCCTGCACGTTGAAGAAGATGGGCCGGCTAGCTAAGGAGGTCCGCCCTGAGGATGGCCCCATCAGCAGAGCAGCCACAATGCCCCAGCCCCTGGACACCCAGCTAGCCCCTGAGATGGAAGGCAATGAAACTGAAACAAACTGTTCATGTTGGCGTGGTCAGCTGGCAAGCTGA